Proteins from a single region of Azospira inquinata:
- the earP gene encoding elongation factor P maturation arginine rhamnosyltransferase EarP has translation MNAPRQPVWDIFCNVIDNFGDIGVSWRLARQLARERGFRVRLWVDDLDRFYPLLPSLDPGRKGAPQTAEGVEIHRWTAVFPPVIPGEVVIETFGCRLPEPYLQAMAALPHPPFWVNLEYLSGEDWVGECHGLTSPHPRLPLVTHYFFPGFTPASGGLLRERDLLARRERFAAEPALAARLRDRLGLPADTLEGDALRVLLFTYGHLPVGPLLDAWSWGERPVHCLLPPSPALPQIQAWVGDGWEPAQGSVQRGQLRLSPIPFLPQEDFDALLWFCQINFVRGEDSFVRAQWAGQPLVWQIYPQEEEAHLVKLRAFLKLYLAQAPADLARAIRDFWEAWNKGLAVDGPWRALMERLPQWQQHSRLWSQSLAAQGDLCSQLLTYMGKRQESPV, from the coding sequence ATGAATGCGCCGCGCCAACCAGTCTGGGATATTTTCTGCAACGTCATCGATAATTTCGGGGACATTGGCGTGTCCTGGCGCCTGGCCCGGCAACTGGCTCGGGAACGGGGCTTTCGGGTACGCCTCTGGGTCGATGATCTGGATCGATTCTACCCCCTCCTTCCCAGCCTGGACCCGGGGCGGAAAGGCGCTCCCCAAACGGCGGAGGGGGTGGAAATCCACCGCTGGACAGCGGTTTTTCCTCCGGTCATCCCTGGGGAGGTGGTGATTGAGACCTTCGGCTGCCGCTTGCCCGAGCCCTACCTCCAGGCCATGGCTGCCCTGCCTCACCCGCCGTTCTGGGTGAATCTGGAATATCTCAGCGGGGAAGACTGGGTGGGGGAGTGCCACGGCCTCACCTCCCCCCATCCCCGTCTACCTTTGGTCACCCACTACTTTTTTCCCGGCTTTACCCCAGCCAGCGGCGGCTTACTCCGGGAACGAGATCTGCTGGCCCGGCGGGAGCGCTTTGCCGCCGAGCCAGCCCTAGCCGCCCGCCTACGGGATCGCTTGGGTTTGCCGGCGGATACCCTGGAAGGGGACGCCCTACGCGTACTCCTCTTTACCTACGGCCATCTCCCCGTTGGCCCCTTGCTTGACGCCTGGTCCTGGGGAGAACGGCCGGTCCATTGCCTGTTGCCCCCCTCCCCGGCCCTGCCCCAGATCCAGGCCTGGGTTGGGGATGGGTGGGAGCCGGCCCAGGGATCAGTACAGCGGGGCCAGCTACGCTTGAGTCCCATCCCCTTCCTGCCCCAGGAAGATTTCGATGCCCTGCTCTGGTTTTGCCAGATCAACTTCGTGCGGGGGGAAGATTCCTTTGTCCGGGCCCAATGGGCCGGGCAGCCCCTGGTCTGGCAGATTTATCCCCAGGAGGAAGAGGCCCATCTGGTGAAATTACGGGCTTTTCTCAAACTTTATCTGGCCCAGGCCCCGGCGGATCTGGCTCGGGCTATCCGGGACTTCTGGGAAGCCTGGAATAAGGGGCTGGCGGTGGATGGGCCCTGGCGGGCCCTGATGGAGCGCTTACCCCAATGGCAGCAACACAGCCGCCTATGGAGCCAATCCCTGGCGGCCCAAGGGGATTTATGTAGCCAACTCCTGACTTATATGGGAAAACGCCAGGAATCTCCGGTATAA
- the era gene encoding GTPase Era — MDTPPDNEKIRSGYVAIVGRPNVGKSTLLNHLIGEKISIVSRKAQTTRHRITGILTQDDAQFVFVDTPGFQTQHTNALNRAMNRGVTQALADVDVVLFVIEAGRFDAKDQKVLDLLPKDRPVILVVNKVDKLEDKGRLLPFLAQIAEKRNFAALLPVSAAKGRQLDELLTETRKHLPNPGLMFSEDEITDRSERFLAAEYIREKLFRLLGDELPYAATVEIEKFEVEGRLRRIYAAIVVDRPGHKAIVIGKGGATLKRISTEARQDMERLFDGKVYLEVWVKVKSGWADDDRLLRSLGYE; from the coding sequence ATGGATACCCCGCCCGATAACGAAAAAATCCGCTCCGGCTATGTGGCCATCGTCGGTCGCCCCAATGTGGGCAAATCCACCCTGCTCAATCATCTGATCGGGGAAAAGATCAGCATCGTCTCCCGCAAGGCCCAGACCACCCGGCACCGGATTACGGGCATCCTTACCCAGGATGACGCCCAATTCGTTTTCGTGGACACCCCGGGTTTCCAGACCCAGCACACCAACGCCCTGAACCGGGCCATGAACCGGGGGGTGACCCAGGCCCTGGCGGATGTGGATGTGGTGCTCTTCGTTATCGAAGCCGGGCGTTTCGACGCCAAGGATCAGAAGGTGCTGGATCTGCTGCCCAAAGACCGGCCCGTGATCCTGGTGGTGAATAAGGTGGATAAGCTGGAGGACAAGGGGCGGCTGCTGCCCTTCCTGGCCCAGATTGCGGAAAAGCGGAACTTTGCCGCCCTGTTGCCGGTCAGTGCCGCCAAGGGACGCCAGCTGGATGAACTGCTTACCGAGACCCGCAAACACCTACCCAATCCGGGGCTGATGTTTAGCGAAGATGAAATTACTGACCGCAGCGAACGTTTCCTGGCTGCCGAATATATCCGGGAAAAGCTCTTCCGCCTCCTGGGAGACGAACTCCCTTACGCCGCCACCGTGGAGATTGAAAAGTTCGAGGTAGAAGGGCGCCTGCGGCGCATCTACGCCGCCATTGTGGTGGATCGGCCCGGCCATAAGGCTATCGTCATCGGCAAGGGAGGCGCCACTCTGAAGCGCATTTCCACGGAGGCCCGCCAGGATATGGAGCGCCTGTTCGATGGCAAGGTGTACCTGGAAGTGTGGGTCAAGGTGAAATCCGGCTGGGCGGACGATGACCGTCTGCTGCGCAGCCTGGGTTACGAATAA
- a CDS encoding MgtC/SapB family protein — MQAVANINLASLLDTLISLGTAFLFGGLVGLERQYRQRTAGLRTNVLVAVGAAIFVDIANRLGGAEGATHVLAYVVSGIGFLGAGVIMREEGNVRGLNTAATLWGSAAIGACAGADLVLEAALATAFVLAANTLLRPVVDKINRQPLDTPAVEVTNTVYVIAPKLHQKRARQLLEAALDGADYPASTLSVHAFGEDAVEIEAMLVATAAEGGVLDALTQSLAEQPEILQAFWSPSTSE; from the coding sequence ATGCAAGCCGTTGCCAATATTAATCTGGCCTCCCTGCTGGATACCCTGATCAGCCTGGGGACGGCTTTCCTGTTTGGCGGGCTGGTGGGATTGGAGCGCCAGTACCGGCAGCGTACCGCCGGTTTGCGTACCAATGTGCTGGTGGCCGTGGGGGCGGCTATTTTTGTGGATATCGCCAACCGCCTGGGTGGTGCAGAAGGGGCCACCCATGTACTGGCCTACGTGGTCTCCGGTATTGGTTTTCTCGGGGCCGGGGTCATCATGCGGGAAGAGGGCAATGTACGGGGCCTGAACACTGCCGCCACCCTGTGGGGGTCCGCCGCCATCGGCGCCTGCGCCGGCGCTGATCTGGTGCTGGAAGCGGCCCTGGCCACCGCCTTTGTCCTGGCCGCTAATACCCTGTTGCGTCCCGTGGTGGACAAGATCAATCGCCAGCCCCTGGATACTCCGGCCGTGGAAGTTACCAACACGGTCTATGTGATCGCCCCCAAGCTTCACCAGAAACGGGCCCGCCAGCTGCTGGAGGCAGCCCTGGATGGAGCCGATTACCCGGCCAGCACCCTTTCCGTCCACGCCTTCGGGGAAGACGCGGTAGAAATCGAGGCCATGCTGGTGGCTACGGCTGCGGAAGGGGGCGTCCTGGACGCCCTGACCCAATCCCTGGCGGAACAACCGGAAATACTCCAGGCCTTCTGGAGCCCCAGCACCTCCGAATAA
- a CDS encoding DUF1178 family protein: MIVYDLICPQEHRFEGWFRSPEDFSAQREEGLLVCPHCGSREVRRLPAGLHRGGMALPIEAPSNSVSAPATEPQAAPTSPLALLREMVSALKAESEDVGPRFAEEARRIHYAEAPARTIRGQASDEDFQALQEEGIDVFRLPDVGKDKPN; encoded by the coding sequence GTGATTGTTTACGACCTCATCTGCCCCCAGGAGCATCGCTTCGAGGGCTGGTTCCGCTCTCCGGAAGACTTTTCCGCCCAAAGGGAAGAGGGGCTATTGGTCTGCCCCCATTGCGGTAGCCGGGAAGTCCGTCGCCTGCCCGCTGGGCTGCACCGGGGCGGTATGGCCCTTCCCATTGAAGCGCCCTCTAATTCCGTCTCCGCTCCGGCAACGGAGCCTCAGGCCGCTCCCACTAGCCCCCTGGCCCTGCTACGGGAGATGGTGAGTGCTCTGAAGGCGGAGAGCGAGGATGTGGGCCCCCGCTTTGCGGAGGAGGCCCGGCGCATTCATTACGCGGAAGCTCCGGCCCGAACCATCCGGGGGCAGGCCAGCGACGAGGACTTCCAGGCCCTCCAGGAAGAGGGCATCGATGTTTTTCGCCTGCCCGATGTGGGCAAGGACAAGCCGAACTAG
- a CDS encoding uracil-DNA glycosylase, with translation MTSLRPQAPDCSRCTLCPRLADHLAAIRQRDPNWHARAVPSFGPLDGRLLVVGLGPGERGANRTGRPFSGDIAGELLYPALHKFGFASQPNPLDETGWANPAMALYDCRITNAVRCLPPQNKPVAAEIRQCNPFLDQEIQAMPKLQAILSLGSIAHQAVLWSQQLKLKDYPFGHGCHYVLPNGLQLFSSYHCSGYNTRTGRLTTAAFEGVIQAIREHLQ, from the coding sequence ATGACCAGCCTCCGCCCCCAAGCCCCCGATTGTTCCCGCTGCACCCTCTGCCCCCGTCTCGCCGATCACCTAGCCGCCATCCGTCAGCGGGACCCGAATTGGCATGCCCGGGCCGTACCGTCCTTCGGCCCCCTGGACGGCCGCCTTCTGGTGGTGGGCCTGGGCCCCGGGGAACGGGGCGCCAACCGTACCGGACGGCCTTTTTCCGGGGACATCGCGGGGGAGTTGCTTTATCCGGCTCTGCACAAGTTCGGCTTCGCTTCCCAGCCCAATCCCCTGGACGAAACCGGGTGGGCCAATCCAGCCATGGCGCTTTACGACTGCCGGATTACCAATGCGGTGCGCTGTCTGCCCCCCCAAAACAAGCCGGTGGCCGCGGAAATTCGCCAATGCAACCCTTTCTTGGACCAGGAAATTCAAGCCATGCCCAAGCTTCAGGCCATTCTCAGCCTGGGCAGCATTGCCCATCAGGCGGTGCTCTGGTCCCAACAGCTGAAGCTCAAGGATTATCCCTTTGGTCACGGCTGCCACTACGTCCTGCCCAACGGGCTCCAGCTTTTTTCCAGCTATCACTGTAGCGGCTACAACACCCGTACCGGACGGCTCACCACGGCGGCTTTCGAGGGGGTGATTCAGGCCATCCGGGAGCATTTGCAGTAG
- the nagZ gene encoding beta-N-acetylhexosaminidase, with amino-acid sequence MIPSLPLGPLMADVAGIALTPEDRQRLIHPLVGGVILFSRNYRDPEQLAALCRDIHGLRQPALLISIDHEGGRVQRCREGFTRLPPMAALGRHWDRNPGEALASAEALGYVLASELRAVGVDFSYAPVLDLNFGRSSVIGDRSLHRNPQAVTDLARALIRGMGAAGMANCGKHFPGHGWVAADSHVSIPVDERSLAEMGEDMAPYQALVQDGSLKAVMPAHVTYPAMDGHPAGFSPYWINKLRRELGFTGVIFSDDLSMAGAGVVGGIQQRAQAAWDAGCDVLLVCNQPEAVDELLGAWRVEVPEDKIQRLMGLQPKGEALSREQLKQEARYEEGVAWAERLGQE; translated from the coding sequence GTGATTCCTTCCCTGCCCCTCGGCCCGCTCATGGCGGACGTGGCCGGTATTGCCCTGACGCCGGAAGACCGGCAACGCCTGATCCATCCTCTGGTGGGTGGAGTCATCCTGTTTTCCCGCAACTACCGGGACCCGGAGCAGCTGGCCGCCCTGTGTCGGGATATCCACGGCCTGCGCCAGCCCGCCCTGTTGATTTCCATCGACCATGAAGGCGGCCGGGTGCAGCGCTGCCGGGAAGGCTTTACCCGTTTGCCCCCCATGGCCGCCCTGGGTCGCCACTGGGATCGAAATCCAGGGGAAGCCCTGGCCAGTGCCGAGGCCTTGGGTTATGTGCTGGCGTCGGAACTGCGGGCAGTTGGGGTGGATTTTTCCTATGCGCCGGTTCTGGATTTGAATTTCGGCCGCAGTTCGGTGATCGGAGACCGTTCCCTGCACCGCAACCCCCAGGCCGTGACGGACCTGGCCCGGGCCTTGATCCGGGGCATGGGGGCTGCCGGCATGGCCAATTGCGGCAAGCATTTCCCCGGCCACGGCTGGGTAGCGGCGGATTCCCATGTGAGCATTCCCGTGGATGAACGCAGCCTGGCGGAGATGGGGGAGGATATGGCCCCCTACCAGGCCTTGGTCCAGGACGGCAGTCTAAAGGCAGTGATGCCCGCCCACGTCACCTACCCGGCCATGGACGGCCATCCGGCGGGCTTTTCCCCCTATTGGATCAACAAACTGCGCCGGGAACTGGGCTTTACCGGGGTGATTTTCAGTGACGACCTGTCCATGGCGGGGGCCGGCGTGGTGGGTGGCATCCAACAACGGGCCCAGGCGGCCTGGGATGCGGGCTGCGACGTATTGCTGGTGTGCAACCAGCCCGAGGCGGTGGATGAACTGCTGGGTGCCTGGCGGGTGGAGGTGCCGGAAGACAAGATCCAACGCCTCATGGGGCTCCAACCCAAAGGGGAAGCCCTGAGTCGGGAACAACTCAAGCAGGAAGCCCGTTATGAAGAAGGGGTTGCCTGGGCGGAGCGTCTGGGGCAGGAGTAG
- the efp gene encoding elongation factor P codes for MKTAQELRSGNVIMVGKDALIVQKAEYNKSGRNAAVVKMKLKNLLTGAPSETVYRADDKFELVQLDRKEVTYSYFADPMYVFMDAEYNQYDIEADNMTDALKYLEDGLPCEVVFYNGKAISVELPTSVVREVVYTEPAVKGDTSGKVLKPAKIVSGFELMVPAFVEIGDKIEIDTRTDEYRNRVK; via the coding sequence ATGAAAACCGCACAGGAACTCCGCTCCGGCAACGTGATTATGGTTGGCAAAGACGCCCTGATCGTGCAAAAGGCCGAATACAACAAATCCGGCCGTAACGCCGCCGTGGTCAAGATGAAACTGAAGAACCTGCTGACGGGCGCCCCCAGCGAAACCGTTTATCGGGCCGACGACAAGTTCGAACTGGTGCAGCTGGACCGCAAGGAAGTGACCTACTCCTACTTTGCCGATCCCATGTACGTCTTCATGGATGCCGAATACAACCAGTACGACATCGAAGCGGACAACATGACCGATGCCCTGAAGTACCTGGAAGACGGCCTGCCCTGCGAAGTGGTCTTCTACAACGGCAAGGCTATTTCCGTGGAACTGCCCACCTCCGTGGTGCGGGAAGTGGTTTACACCGAACCCGCCGTCAAGGGCGACACCTCCGGCAAGGTGCTGAAGCCCGCCAAGATCGTCAGCGGCTTTGAACTGATGGTGCCCGCCTTCGTGGAAATCGGTGACAAGATCGAAATCGACACCCGCACCGACGAATACCGGAACCGGGTGAAATAA
- a CDS encoding pyridoxine 5'-phosphate synthase, whose amino-acid sequence MIELGVNIDHVATLRQARRTYEPDPVWAAVEAHLAGAEGITVHLREDRRHIQDEDVRRLKESTQVKLNLEMAPTDEMVDIACRLKPQMAMLVPEGRQEITTEGGLDVRSQEAHLKAVVARLQDAGIVSSVFIDADLGQIEAAAHIGARVCELHTGPYAHAFHDQGRDRESPAVLAELAKLKQAGAAILAAGMRFNAGHALNYYNVQPVAALPGIRELHIGHAIVARAVFVGLRQAVTEMKTLMLAVAQ is encoded by the coding sequence ATGATTGAACTCGGCGTCAATATCGACCACGTAGCTACCCTGCGCCAAGCCCGTCGCACCTATGAGCCGGACCCGGTCTGGGCGGCGGTGGAAGCCCATCTGGCCGGGGCGGAAGGCATTACGGTGCACCTGCGGGAAGACCGGCGTCACATCCAGGACGAGGACGTGCGGCGCCTCAAGGAAAGCACCCAGGTGAAGCTCAATCTGGAAATGGCGCCCACGGATGAAATGGTGGATATCGCCTGCCGTCTCAAGCCCCAGATGGCCATGCTGGTGCCGGAAGGGCGCCAGGAAATCACCACGGAAGGTGGTCTGGACGTGCGCAGCCAGGAGGCCCATCTGAAGGCCGTGGTGGCTCGGCTGCAAGATGCGGGAATTGTGAGTAGCGTCTTCATCGATGCCGATCTGGGGCAGATCGAAGCCGCCGCCCATATTGGCGCCCGGGTGTGCGAACTGCACACCGGCCCCTACGCCCACGCCTTCCACGACCAGGGGCGGGACCGGGAAAGCCCGGCCGTCCTGGCGGAGCTGGCTAAGCTGAAACAGGCCGGGGCCGCCATTCTGGCGGCGGGGATGCGCTTTAATGCGGGCCATGCCCTGAATTATTACAACGTCCAGCCCGTGGCCGCCCTGCCGGGTATCCGGGAATTGCACATCGGCCATGCCATCGTCGCCCGGGCCGTGTTTGTCGGCCTGCGCCAGGCAGTGACGGAAATGAAAACCCTGATGCTGGCCGTGGCCCAATGA
- the uvrC gene encoding excinuclease ABC subunit UvrC: MLDKDGRVLYVGKAKNLKRRVSSYFQKTLASPRIALMVSQIAGVDTTVVRSEAEALLLENNLIKTLDPPFNILFRDDKSYPYILLTRQEFPRLGFFRGSPDRKADYFGPFPAASTVRDSIHLLQKTFHLRTCEDSVFANRSRPCLLHQIKRCSGPCVGLIGREEYARDVQLASMFLNGRHHEVIRRLTSAMEKAAEQLAFEQAAMLRDRISGLRRIQDKQYVDSGKDEDVDIVAAVVENGVLCLNLAMVRGGQHLGDKPQFPRNASDCAPAEAIGAFLAQHYEGRPVPQRILVNALPDEEGLAGLEDGNGRPVPVLQPRQGAGRIWVEMAEQNARIAITARQATLTMQGQRQEALREALELPEAPQRIECFDISHTQGEATVASCVVYQSTGMRKSEYRRFNIKDIQPGDDYAAMRQAVLRRYDKVAAGEGVCPDLILIDGGKGQVGAAFSALEELGLSHLPMIGVAKGVERKPGLEQLIFPEGRKSPLQLPPEHPGLHLVQEVRDEAHRFAITGHRARRGKTRKTSRLEDIGGVGPTRRRALLAHFGGLQEIMAASVDRLAQVPGINRELAERIYSALH; this comes from the coding sequence ATGCTGGATAAGGACGGGCGGGTGCTCTACGTGGGCAAGGCGAAAAACCTGAAGCGTCGGGTTTCCTCCTATTTCCAGAAAACCCTGGCCAGCCCCCGCATTGCCCTCATGGTGAGCCAGATCGCCGGGGTGGATACCACGGTAGTGCGTTCCGAAGCGGAAGCTCTGCTGCTGGAAAACAACCTGATCAAGACCCTGGACCCGCCGTTCAACATCCTTTTTCGGGATGACAAGTCCTACCCCTACATTCTCCTGACCCGCCAGGAATTCCCCCGGCTGGGCTTTTTTCGCGGCAGTCCGGATCGCAAGGCGGACTATTTCGGCCCTTTCCCGGCCGCTTCCACGGTTCGGGATTCCATTCACCTGCTGCAAAAAACCTTTCACCTGCGCACCTGTGAAGATTCAGTCTTCGCCAACCGCTCCCGTCCCTGTCTATTGCACCAGATCAAGCGCTGTAGCGGCCCCTGCGTGGGGCTCATCGGTCGGGAGGAGTACGCTCGGGACGTGCAACTGGCCTCCATGTTCCTCAATGGCCGGCACCACGAGGTGATCCGACGTCTCACCAGCGCCATGGAAAAGGCGGCAGAGCAACTGGCCTTCGAGCAGGCGGCCATGCTGCGGGACCGGATTTCCGGGCTGCGGCGCATCCAGGACAAGCAATACGTGGATAGCGGCAAGGATGAGGACGTGGATATTGTGGCCGCCGTGGTGGAAAACGGGGTGCTGTGCCTGAACCTAGCCATGGTACGGGGCGGTCAGCACCTGGGGGATAAACCCCAGTTTCCCCGGAACGCCAGCGACTGCGCTCCCGCCGAGGCCATTGGTGCCTTTCTCGCCCAGCACTATGAGGGGCGCCCTGTGCCCCAGCGCATTCTGGTCAATGCCTTACCGGACGAGGAAGGGCTGGCGGGCCTGGAGGATGGCAACGGCCGCCCCGTGCCCGTGCTTCAACCCCGCCAGGGGGCGGGGCGTATCTGGGTGGAAATGGCGGAGCAGAACGCCCGCATTGCCATTACCGCCCGCCAGGCTACCCTCACCATGCAGGGCCAGCGCCAGGAGGCCCTGCGAGAGGCTCTGGAGTTGCCAGAAGCCCCCCAGCGCATCGAATGCTTCGATATCAGCCATACCCAGGGGGAAGCCACCGTGGCGTCCTGCGTGGTGTATCAGAGCACCGGTATGCGCAAGTCCGAATACCGGCGCTTCAACATCAAGGATATCCAGCCCGGGGACGACTACGCCGCCATGCGCCAGGCGGTACTGCGCCGCTACGACAAGGTGGCGGCCGGGGAAGGCGTCTGCCCAGACCTGATTCTCATCGACGGGGGCAAGGGCCAGGTGGGGGCCGCCTTTTCGGCCCTGGAGGAATTGGGTCTGAGTCACCTGCCCATGATCGGGGTGGCCAAGGGGGTGGAGCGTAAACCCGGGCTGGAGCAACTGATTTTCCCCGAGGGGCGGAAATCGCCGCTACAATTGCCTCCCGAACATCCTGGTCTGCATCTGGTGCAGGAAGTACGGGATGAGGCCCACCGGTTCGCTATTACGGGCCACCGGGCCCGACGGGGCAAAACCCGGAAAACCTCCCGCCTGGAAGACATCGGGGGGGTGGGGCCGACCCGGCGCCGGGCGCTGCTGGCCCACTTCGGTGGATTGCAGGAAATTATGGCGGCCAGCGTGGACCGCCTGGCCCAGGTCCCGGGCATCAATCGGGAGCTGGCGGAACGCATTTATTCGGCTTTGCATTAA
- the pgsA gene encoding CDP-diacylglycerol--glycerol-3-phosphate 3-phosphatidyltransferase → MPFNIPIFLTWLRILLIPLLVTVYYLPDTWLGFQEKNGVATAIFVVAALTDWLDGYLARALKQTSAFGAFLDPVADKLMVAAALIMLVQLDRTNAVIATIIIGREITISALREWMAKIGASKSVAVSMIGKIKTTAQMSAIPLLLYQAPVAGYDIRQAGTWLIYVAAVLTLWSMGYYMRMAWPQIALHKEN, encoded by the coding sequence ATGCCCTTCAACATACCCATTTTCCTTACCTGGCTGCGCATTCTCCTCATTCCCCTGTTGGTGACCGTGTATTACCTGCCGGACACCTGGCTGGGGTTCCAAGAAAAAAACGGGGTGGCTACGGCTATTTTCGTGGTGGCCGCCCTGACGGACTGGCTGGACGGCTATCTAGCCCGGGCCTTGAAGCAGACCTCCGCCTTCGGCGCCTTTCTTGATCCGGTGGCAGATAAGCTCATGGTGGCAGCGGCTCTGATTATGCTGGTGCAGCTGGATCGTACCAATGCGGTCATCGCCACCATCATCATTGGCCGGGAAATCACCATTTCCGCCCTGCGGGAGTGGATGGCTAAGATCGGCGCCTCCAAGAGCGTGGCGGTTTCCATGATCGGCAAGATCAAAACTACCGCCCAGATGTCCGCTATTCCCCTGTTGCTTTATCAGGCTCCCGTGGCCGGTTACGACATCCGTCAGGCCGGGACCTGGTTGATTTATGTGGCGGCAGTGCTGACCCTCTGGTCCATGGGTTATTACATGCGTATGGCATGGCCCCAGATCGCCCTGCACAAAGAAAATTGA
- a CDS encoding GNAT family N-acetyltransferase: protein MEEVHLPQVWELQCLAYAPEFHESEATFRAKRAAWPDCCWVLVQHGQVLAYLFAQEGRLGHPPCLHSEGRELGERDCFHLHDLAIHPDFRGQGLGRPLIDGGLAEGRRRGLSWASLVAVQQSVAFWVKQGFGEAPPELNPPLTSYGPDARYLIRALKKES, encoded by the coding sequence GCCTATGCCCCTGAGTTCCATGAATCTGAGGCGACCTTCCGGGCTAAGCGAGCAGCCTGGCCGGACTGCTGCTGGGTGCTGGTGCAGCATGGACAGGTTCTGGCCTACCTCTTTGCCCAGGAAGGCCGCCTGGGCCACCCCCCCTGTCTGCACAGTGAGGGGCGGGAATTGGGGGAGCGGGATTGCTTCCACCTCCATGATCTGGCCATTCACCCGGATTTTCGCGGTCAAGGCCTGGGGCGGCCCCTGATTGATGGGGGGCTAGCGGAAGGGCGCCGCCGGGGACTGAGCTGGGCCTCCCTGGTAGCGGTGCAGCAATCCGTGGCGTTTTGGGTCAAGCAGGGATTCGGAGAGGCGCCGCCAGAGCTGAATCCTCCTTTGACCAGCTACGGACCGGATGCCCGTTATCTGATTCGGGCTCTAAAGAAAGAAAGCTAG
- the acpS gene encoding holo-ACP synthase has product MIFGIGTDIVQVARLETLWQRHGERAARRILAPDEWTEFSVCADPARLLAKRFAAKEAFAKALGTGVRAPASLTALAITHDALGKPGFAFAPPLARYLENRHLRAHLSLSDEKETVLAFVVLETLL; this is encoded by the coding sequence ATGATTTTCGGCATCGGCACGGACATCGTCCAGGTGGCCCGCCTGGAAACCCTGTGGCAACGCCACGGGGAACGGGCCGCCCGGCGCATTTTGGCGCCTGACGAATGGACAGAATTCTCCGTCTGTGCCGACCCGGCCCGCCTGCTGGCCAAGCGCTTTGCCGCCAAAGAGGCCTTTGCCAAGGCCCTGGGTACCGGCGTACGGGCACCTGCTTCCCTAACCGCCCTGGCCATTACCCATGATGCCCTAGGGAAACCGGGCTTCGCCTTTGCCCCGCCCCTGGCCCGTTACCTGGAAAACCGTCATTTGCGGGCCCACCTTTCCCTGAGCGACGAAAAGGAAACGGTGCTGGCCTTTGTCGTTCTGGAGACTCTGCTGTGA
- the recO gene encoding DNA repair protein RecO, protein MNLRQRVDRQPAYVLHGRPFRETSLIVEVFSRDFGRVALLAKGARRPRAAIRGLLMAFQPLELGWAGKGEVLTLMKAEWQGGQPLLSGQALFCGYYLNELLLKLLPREDAHEGLFQVYGETLGRISQGLREADLRHFEKALLQELGYGLNLEADARGEPIAPQRRYRYEIEHGAVPLESGEGSELCVSGQSLLDLASEDWQRPRSRSEAKQLMRALIGYYLEGRPLESRKIFKELQEL, encoded by the coding sequence GTGAATCTGCGCCAGCGGGTGGATCGGCAACCGGCCTATGTGCTCCATGGTCGGCCGTTCCGGGAAACCAGCCTGATTGTAGAAGTCTTTTCCCGGGATTTTGGCCGGGTGGCCCTCCTGGCCAAGGGGGCCCGTCGCCCCCGGGCCGCCATCCGGGGCCTGCTCATGGCCTTCCAGCCCCTGGAACTAGGCTGGGCGGGCAAGGGCGAAGTGCTGACCCTGATGAAGGCTGAATGGCAAGGGGGGCAACCCCTGCTGTCCGGCCAGGCCCTGTTTTGTGGCTATTACCTGAATGAGCTGCTGCTCAAACTCCTGCCCCGGGAAGACGCCCATGAAGGCCTGTTCCAGGTCTATGGGGAAACCCTGGGACGCATTTCCCAGGGATTGCGGGAAGCGGATCTGCGCCATTTTGAAAAAGCCCTGCTCCAGGAATTGGGCTACGGCCTGAATCTGGAGGCGGATGCCCGGGGTGAGCCCATCGCTCCCCAACGCCGCTACCGTTACGAAATCGAGCATGGGGCCGTTCCCCTGGAGAGCGGGGAGGGGAGCGAACTCTGCGTCTCCGGCCAAAGCCTCCTGGATCTGGCCAGTGAAGACTGGCAGCGGCCCCGCTCCCGCAGCGAAGCAAAACAATTGATGCGCGCCCTGATCGGCTATTATCTGGAAGGGCGCCCCCTGGAAAGCCGTAAAATTTTCAAGGAGTTGCAGGAATTATGA